From the Rhodoferax mekongensis genome, one window contains:
- the htpX gene encoding protease HtpX, with amino-acid sequence MKRILLFVLTNVLVVAVLGVVASLLGVNRFLTSNGLNLGALLGFALIMGFGGAIISLLISKPMAKWTSGVQIIEQPQNADEAWIVDTVRRFADKAGIGMPEVGIFEGEPNAFATGAFKNSALVAVSTGLLRGMTREEIEAVIGHEVAHIANGDMVTMTLIQGVMNTFVVFLSRVVGYAVDSFLRKNDEQNSGPGIGYYVTTIVLDIVLGFAAAMVVAWFSRQREFRADAGAAQLMGRKQPMMNALARLGGMTPGELPKSVAAMGIAGGIGQLFSTHPPIEQRIAALQANNGQ; translated from the coding sequence ATGAAACGCATTCTTTTGTTTGTATTGACCAACGTGTTGGTGGTGGCGGTGCTGGGCGTCGTGGCCAGCCTGCTCGGTGTCAACAGGTTCTTGACATCCAACGGCCTGAACCTGGGTGCCTTGCTGGGCTTTGCGCTCATCATGGGCTTTGGCGGCGCCATTATTTCGTTGCTAATCAGCAAGCCCATGGCTAAGTGGACATCTGGCGTGCAGATCATCGAACAGCCCCAGAACGCCGACGAGGCCTGGATTGTGGACACCGTGCGCAGGTTTGCGGACAAAGCCGGCATCGGCATGCCGGAAGTCGGCATTTTTGAAGGTGAACCCAATGCGTTCGCTACTGGCGCCTTCAAAAACAGCGCCTTGGTGGCAGTGTCCACCGGCTTGCTGCGTGGCATGACCCGCGAAGAAATTGAAGCCGTTATCGGCCATGAGGTGGCCCACATTGCCAACGGTGACATGGTCACCATGACCCTGATCCAGGGCGTGATGAACACCTTCGTGGTGTTCCTCAGCCGTGTAGTCGGTTACGCCGTGGACAGCTTCTTGCGGAAGAACGATGAGCAGAACAGCGGCCCCGGCATCGGTTATTACGTGACGACCATCGTGCTCGACATCGTGCTCGGGTTTGCCGCTGCCATGGTGGTGGCCTGGTTCAGCCGCCAGCGCGAGTTCCGTGCGGACGCAGGCGCCGCCCAGCTGATGGGCCGCAAGCAGCCCATGATGAACGCCTTGGCCCGCCTGGGTGGCATGACTCCGGGTGAGTTGCCCAAGAGTGTGGCGGCCATGGGCATTGCAGGTGGTATCGGTCAGTTGTTTTCGACCCACCCACCCATTGAGCAGCGCATTGCTGCCCTGCAGGCGAACAACGGGCAGTAA
- a CDS encoding LysE family transporter: MELSTWLAFFAASWAISISPGAGAIAAMSAGLNHGFRRGYITTIGLVLGIWTQILVVGVGLGAVVAASSTAFLVIKWAGVAYLVWLGIQQWRAPAVPLAAKADEAVPASVRTQIFKAWVINALNPKGTVFLLAVVPQFLDLAQPLAPQYLIIAATLAFTDLVVMGCYTALAAKVLRALHSESHLRTMNRVFGGLFVAAGTLLALFKRTT, translated from the coding sequence ATGGAACTTTCTACCTGGCTCGCCTTCTTCGCCGCTTCCTGGGCCATCAGCATCTCGCCCGGCGCCGGCGCGATAGCCGCCATGAGCGCCGGCCTGAATCACGGCTTCCGGCGCGGTTACATCACCACCATCGGTTTGGTGTTGGGCATTTGGACCCAGATCCTCGTGGTAGGAGTGGGGCTGGGTGCCGTGGTAGCAGCCAGTAGCACGGCGTTTCTGGTCATCAAATGGGCAGGGGTGGCCTATCTGGTGTGGCTGGGTATCCAGCAGTGGCGTGCACCCGCCGTTCCTCTCGCTGCAAAGGCAGATGAAGCTGTGCCGGCGAGTGTGCGCACACAAATTTTCAAAGCTTGGGTCATCAATGCGCTGAACCCCAAGGGCACGGTGTTTTTGTTGGCTGTGGTGCCGCAATTCCTAGACTTGGCACAGCCGCTGGCGCCGCAGTATCTGATCATCGCCGCCACTTTGGCTTTTACTGATCTGGTGGTCATGGGCTGCTACACGGCCTTGGCAGCCAAAGTGCTGCGCGCACTCCATTCCGAGTCACACCTGCGCACCATGAACCGGGTGTTCGGCGGCTTGTTTGTGGCAGCCGGCACCCTGTTGGCGCTGTTCAAGCGGACGACTTGA
- a CDS encoding Bug family tripartite tricarboxylate transporter substrate binding protein has translation MKKMDRRQLLTCIAAGTLAGMAAPSWGQAAKAPASKPKAAAKLASKLRIVIPANVGGGWDQTGRALGTAMISAGVVDEIDYENKGGKGGTIGLAYYAEKYAADPNTLIMGGTVMVGAVALQKPAIDMGTLAPLARLTSDYLVMVVAANSPIKNASDLSAAMKANLKAVTVAGGSAGGVDHIFSGVFARATGANPDDLTYLPFAGGAEVVSAVLSGKAMVGISGYSEFSSQLAGGQLRAIGVSSRKASFGIPSIRDQGMQVDMANWRGVFTGKSVPAERQAAMVEAVRQATLHESWKSVLKQNHWDASWLTGKDFNEQIDFDQTTARVMVHLLKLKA, from the coding sequence ATGAAAAAAATGGATCGCCGCCAGCTTCTCACCTGCATCGCCGCAGGCACCTTAGCCGGGATGGCCGCGCCGAGCTGGGGACAAGCAGCCAAAGCACCTGCCTCAAAACCCAAAGCAGCCGCCAAACTCGCATCCAAATTGCGAATCGTGATCCCGGCGAACGTCGGAGGCGGTTGGGACCAGACGGGCCGAGCCCTGGGTACGGCCATGATTTCCGCCGGAGTTGTGGATGAAATCGACTATGAAAACAAAGGCGGCAAAGGCGGCACCATCGGTCTGGCCTACTACGCCGAGAAATATGCGGCCGACCCGAACACGCTCATCATGGGCGGTACCGTGATGGTCGGTGCCGTGGCGCTGCAAAAACCTGCGATTGATATGGGAACGCTGGCGCCCCTGGCACGGCTCACGAGTGACTATTTGGTCATGGTGGTGGCGGCCAACTCGCCCATCAAGAATGCCTCTGACCTCTCAGCCGCCATGAAGGCCAATCTGAAGGCGGTCACCGTGGCAGGCGGGTCCGCGGGTGGTGTGGATCACATCTTCTCCGGGGTGTTTGCCCGCGCGACCGGCGCGAACCCCGACGATTTGACCTATCTGCCTTTTGCGGGTGGAGCGGAAGTAGTGTCTGCTGTACTGTCCGGCAAAGCGATGGTAGGGATCTCTGGCTACAGCGAATTCAGCTCGCAGCTCGCCGGCGGGCAGCTCAGGGCCATCGGGGTGTCATCACGAAAAGCCTCTTTCGGTATTCCGTCCATTCGCGACCAGGGCATGCAAGTAGACATGGCCAACTGGCGCGGCGTATTCACCGGGAAGTCGGTCCCGGCAGAGCGCCAAGCCGCGATGGTGGAGGCGGTACGGCAGGCCACTTTGCATGAGAGCTGGAAATCCGTACTCAAACAAAACCACTGGGATGCCTCCTGGCTGACAGGCAAAGACTTCAATGAGCAAATTGACTTTGACCAGACCACGGCACGGGTCATGGTGCACTTGCTCAAGCTCAAGGCCTGA
- the pyrC gene encoding dihydroorotase, which produces MTSTATPQTLTITRPDDWHLHVRDGAALNTVVPHTAAQFGRAIIMPNLKPPVTTAEQALAYKARIQAAVPAGVEFEPLMTLYLTDNLPADEIARAKDAGVVAAKLYPAGATTNSDAGVTDLRKTYKTLEAMQKAGLLLLVHGEVTSSDIDLFDREAVFIDTQLIPLRRDFPELKIVFEHITTLEAAQYVAAADRFTAASITAHHLLYNRNAIFTGGIRPHYYCLPVLKRETHRKALVQAATGGSPKFFLGTDSAPHPAHLKEHASGCAGCYTAHAAMELYAQAFDAAGALDKLEGFASFHGADFYGLPRNRGTITLTRESWTPPESYAFGETTLKPLAAGEALQWRLV; this is translated from the coding sequence ATGACCTCCACAGCCACCCCCCAGACACTGACTATCACCCGCCCGGACGACTGGCACTTGCACGTGCGCGACGGCGCTGCCCTCAATACCGTGGTGCCGCACACCGCAGCCCAGTTCGGCCGCGCCATCATCATGCCCAACCTCAAGCCACCGGTGACCACCGCCGAGCAGGCGTTGGCTTACAAGGCCCGCATTCAGGCCGCGGTACCGGCGGGTGTGGAGTTTGAGCCGTTGATGACGCTTTACCTCACCGACAACCTGCCCGCTGATGAAATTGCGCGTGCCAAGGACGCCGGTGTAGTGGCTGCGAAGCTCTACCCCGCAGGGGCGACCACCAACAGCGATGCGGGAGTCACCGACCTGCGCAAGACTTACAAAACGTTGGAAGCCATGCAGAAAGCCGGCTTGCTCTTGTTGGTACACGGCGAAGTCACCAGTAGCGACATTGACTTGTTTGACCGCGAAGCGGTTTTCATCGACACCCAGCTCATTCCCTTGCGCCGGGATTTCCCCGAGCTGAAGATCGTGTTCGAGCACATCACCACGCTGGAAGCTGCTCAGTACGTGGCCGCTGCAGACCGCTTTACCGCGGCGAGCATCACCGCCCACCACCTGCTCTACAACCGTAATGCCATCTTCACCGGCGGCATCCGGCCGCACTACTACTGCCTGCCGGTTTTGAAGCGTGAGACGCACCGCAAGGCCCTGGTACAAGCGGCGACCGGCGGCTCCCCCAAGTTTTTCCTGGGTACCGACAGCGCACCACACCCCGCTCACCTCAAGGAGCATGCCTCGGGCTGCGCAGGCTGCTACACCGCCCACGCTGCCATGGAGCTGTACGCCCAGGCATTTGACGCTGCAGGTGCCCTCGACAAGCTAGAGGGTTTTGCCAGTTTCCACGGTGCAGACTTCTATGGTTTGCCACGCAACCGGGGCACCATCACCTTGACGCGCGAAAGCTGGACCCCACCCGAGAGCTACGCCTTCGGCGAAACCACGCTCAAACCCCTGGCCGCGGGCGAAGCACTGCAGTGGCGTTTGGTCTAG
- a CDS encoding DUF3025 domain-containing protein: MPWLDPWRDAGEGLALQVEAGLTVAQALNAPGMAPVRFIPQSELPAGSAYEQHIYDTGCVPTRDGLHDFFNGLCWMQFPQAKKKLNLLQAQQIAQTGIQPVRGPARDALTVFDENAALLMAPDALWDALAAKDWQTLFGPLRPMWAHATLVLFGHALLEKLVYPRKPITAHVFRARAATNSIADMDAWLAATLSAPMLAAKPFAHLPVLGVPGWWPENESTDFYADASVFRAPRSAAG, from the coding sequence GTGCCGTGGCTTGACCCGTGGCGCGATGCGGGGGAGGGCTTGGCTCTGCAGGTTGAAGCTGGCCTGACGGTGGCGCAGGCGCTCAATGCGCCCGGCATGGCTCCGGTGCGCTTCATCCCCCAAAGCGAGTTGCCAGCGGGCAGCGCTTACGAGCAGCACATCTACGACACGGGGTGCGTCCCGACCCGTGACGGTTTGCACGATTTTTTCAATGGTCTGTGCTGGATGCAGTTCCCACAGGCCAAGAAGAAGCTCAATCTCTTGCAGGCCCAGCAAATTGCGCAAACCGGCATCCAGCCGGTGCGCGGCCCCGCCCGCGATGCGTTGACCGTTTTTGACGAAAACGCCGCGCTCCTCATGGCGCCGGATGCCTTGTGGGACGCTTTGGCTGCCAAAGATTGGCAGACGCTGTTCGGCCCGCTGCGCCCGATGTGGGCTCACGCCACACTGGTGCTGTTCGGCCATGCACTGCTGGAAAAACTGGTTTACCCACGAAAACCCATCACAGCGCACGTATTCCGTGCGCGGGCAGCTACGAATTCGATAGCGGATATGGATGCCTGGCTGGCAGCCACGCTGAGTGCTCCCATGCTGGCAGCCAAGCCCTTTGCCCACTTGCCGGTGCTCGGTGTACCCGGCTGGTGGCCGGAGAATGAGTCGACAGACTTCTACGCAGACGCCAGCGTCTTCCGTGCACCCCGGTCAGCGGCTGGTTAG
- a CDS encoding methyl-accepting chemotaxis protein: MQTFGSWKVSTKLAAGFGLLIALLLAISGTSIYRIGNINDNVNHIVDESAVKVILASQLQLGINVQVRNMRAAVVGLAIGNAEEATYTVSRIAQGQKAADDAFEKLKKTIVSAKEQELLKPVEEALIAFNAVREEAVKRIQTGNTQEAGEYLVKNVRGPLSKLTAASDAMLEAQSDTIVLEGQLAKAQGAAAIQTTLLFSVFAVIAALGVAIVITRSLTRQLGGEPGEVVRVANAIAEGDLTVVIPAHQQQTDSVVAAMLRMKYSLTHMAGLVHECSEQVASASEQIASGTADLSARTEEQASNLEETAASTEEIASAVKLNAEHTREASAMANETSGAALESGQHVDAMVHTMQSIAQSSKKISEIIGVIDGIAFQTNILALNAAVEAARAGEQGRGFAVVASEVRSLAQRSAEAAKEIKTLIGDSISRVATGEQQAQLAGASVQGIVGRVQRVNELMNQVSAATAEENAGFTQISEAIMQLDQVTQQNSALVEESAAAADSLKQQAARLKEVVSKFRIEQNRLPGSGAPLQLAF; the protein is encoded by the coding sequence ATGCAAACATTTGGCTCTTGGAAAGTCAGCACCAAGCTGGCCGCAGGCTTCGGTCTGCTCATCGCACTGCTTCTGGCCATCAGCGGCACATCCATTTACCGGATAGGCAACATCAATGACAACGTCAATCACATCGTAGATGAAAGCGCGGTCAAGGTGATACTTGCCTCCCAGCTGCAACTAGGCATCAATGTGCAGGTTCGCAATATGCGGGCTGCCGTAGTGGGGTTGGCGATAGGCAATGCGGAAGAAGCGACTTACACCGTAAGCCGGATCGCCCAAGGCCAGAAGGCTGCGGATGATGCATTTGAAAAGCTAAAGAAAACCATCGTCAGCGCCAAAGAGCAGGAGCTCTTAAAGCCTGTTGAAGAAGCGTTGATTGCCTTCAATGCTGTCAGAGAAGAAGCCGTAAAGCGCATACAGACGGGCAATACGCAAGAGGCTGGTGAGTATTTGGTCAAGAATGTGCGGGGACCACTCAGCAAGCTGACCGCCGCCTCCGATGCCATGCTGGAGGCTCAGTCAGACACGATAGTCTTGGAGGGCCAGCTCGCCAAAGCGCAAGGCGCTGCGGCTATCCAGACTACCTTGTTGTTCTCTGTCTTTGCCGTCATCGCAGCCTTGGGCGTAGCCATAGTGATCACCCGCAGCCTGACCCGTCAACTGGGGGGCGAGCCGGGTGAAGTGGTCCGGGTGGCCAACGCGATTGCGGAGGGCGACCTGACGGTGGTGATTCCAGCGCACCAGCAACAAACCGACAGCGTGGTGGCTGCGATGCTGCGCATGAAATACAGCCTCACCCACATGGCGGGACTGGTCCATGAATGCAGCGAGCAGGTGGCTTCTGCGTCAGAGCAGATTGCCTCCGGCACCGCAGACCTGAGTGCACGCACCGAGGAACAAGCCAGCAACCTCGAAGAAACTGCCGCGTCTACGGAAGAAATTGCCAGCGCCGTCAAGCTCAATGCCGAGCACACGCGAGAAGCCAGCGCCATGGCCAATGAAACGTCCGGTGCGGCGCTGGAAAGCGGGCAGCACGTAGACGCCATGGTGCACACCATGCAGTCCATCGCCCAGTCATCCAAGAAGATCAGCGAAATCATCGGGGTGATTGACGGTATCGCCTTCCAGACCAACATCCTCGCGCTGAACGCGGCGGTGGAGGCCGCGCGTGCAGGAGAACAAGGGCGGGGTTTTGCCGTCGTGGCCTCTGAAGTGCGCAGCCTGGCACAGCGCAGTGCGGAAGCTGCCAAGGAGATCAAAACGCTGATCGGCGACAGCATCAGCCGGGTGGCCACCGGCGAGCAGCAAGCCCAACTGGCCGGAGCCTCAGTGCAAGGCATCGTGGGCCGGGTGCAACGCGTGAACGAGCTGATGAACCAGGTTTCTGCCGCCACCGCCGAGGAGAACGCAGGCTTCACCCAGATCAGCGAAGCCATCATGCAGCTGGATCAGGTGACGCAACAAAACTCCGCACTGGTGGAGGAAAGCGCCGCCGCTGCGGACAGCCTCAAACAGCAAGCAGCCCGTCTGAAAGAGGTGGTCAGCAAGTTCCGGATTGAACAGAACCGCTTGCCCGGGTCGGGGGCCCCTCTACAGCTGGCCTTTTGA
- a CDS encoding helix-turn-helix domain-containing protein — protein MQSPPLPTTALRVIEARDADEHAGNLTNWEQCYDQTTPGTFHGLLEEMQLPDMQVFRESTSQGMRQTCCVWPDALWFGLPYSAQATRINGRTATPDSVLVRPGHCEFELVTPADYTIFGVVVRQDALRDAAQRMGFELDWERLSRAEVVQASPAARRQCLHTLHALLAGDAVSATDPQHLALDALLPLLDTGVVDSAVRDSLARRQRIVAKARDYLLAHHDQTITVPDLCQRLFVSRRTLQYCFEDVLGMTPVQYLRILRLNGARRDLLRKPDSAVRDVAADWSFWHFSQFASDYRKLFGHSPSEARQHGPH, from the coding sequence ATGCAGTCGCCGCCATTGCCCACCACCGCCCTCCGTGTCATCGAAGCACGCGATGCGGACGAGCACGCCGGCAACCTCACCAACTGGGAGCAGTGCTACGACCAAACCACCCCGGGCACCTTCCACGGCTTGCTGGAGGAAATGCAATTGCCGGACATGCAGGTCTTCCGGGAAAGCACCAGCCAGGGCATGCGGCAGACCTGCTGCGTCTGGCCGGATGCCCTGTGGTTCGGCCTGCCCTACTCAGCCCAGGCTACGCGCATCAACGGCCGCACCGCAACACCTGACAGCGTGCTGGTGCGCCCGGGACACTGCGAATTCGAGCTCGTCACACCGGCGGACTACACCATCTTTGGGGTGGTGGTGCGGCAGGATGCCTTGCGCGATGCCGCACAACGCATGGGCTTTGAACTCGATTGGGAACGCCTGAGCCGTGCCGAAGTGGTCCAGGCCTCACCGGCCGCGCGCCGCCAATGCCTGCACACATTGCACGCACTGTTGGCAGGCGATGCCGTATCTGCGACGGACCCGCAGCATCTGGCCCTGGACGCTTTGCTGCCATTGCTGGACACCGGCGTGGTGGACAGTGCGGTGCGCGACAGCCTGGCGCGCCGCCAGCGCATCGTCGCCAAAGCACGCGACTACCTGCTGGCCCACCATGACCAGACCATCACCGTGCCCGACCTGTGCCAGCGCCTGTTCGTGAGCCGTCGTACCCTGCAGTACTGCTTTGAAGACGTACTGGGCATGACGCCGGTGCAATACCTGCGCATCCTGCGGCTCAACGGAGCGCGCAGAGACCTGCTGCGCAAACCGGACAGCGCCGTACGCGACGTGGCGGCCGACTGGAGCTTCTGGCACTTCAGCCAATTCGCCAGCGACTACCGCAAGCTTTTCGGACATAGCCCCTCGGAGGCGCGGCAGCACGGCCCGCACTGA
- a CDS encoding NAD(P)/FAD-dependent oxidoreductase has translation MIRITELKLPLSALPVEERRASDAPSETEADRAPVAHPVEALQRLCAQALGIDVTAIANLQVFKRSFDARKVDLLAVYIVDLTLADASLEAHLLAQHAGHPHIGPTPDMSYRMVAQAPVDLKERPVVVGFGPCGMFAALVLAQMGFKPIVLERGKTVRQRTKDTWGLWRKKNLNPESNVQFGEGGAGTFSDGKLYSQIKDPRFLGRKVMHEFVQHGAPSEILYEAHPHIGTFKLVKVVEGIREQIIALGGEIRFEQRVTDVLLGESLSNQELPAQTIRALEVENLVDGSRYQLPASHVVMALGHSSRDTFAMLYERGVAMHAKPFSVGFRIEHPQSVIDRARWGRHAGHPLLGAADYKLVHHAANGRAVYSFCMCPGGTVVAATSEPGRVVTNGMSQYSRAERNANAGMVVGIDPPDYPDDEAAFVHAFGDERGKRYAAEATAMKANDPKAAHPMSGIALQRQLESGAYTLGGGTYEAPGQLVGDFIAAKPSSEFGSVTPSYKPGVKLGDLAPSLPAYAIEAMREALPVFGRKIKGFDMADAVLTGVETRTSSPIKIPRGEDLQCTNVRGLYPAGEGASYAGGILSAGVDGIKVAEALALDMLSQARTP, from the coding sequence ATGATCCGCATCACTGAACTCAAACTCCCCCTGTCTGCCCTTCCCGTCGAGGAGCGCCGCGCCTCCGATGCACCTTCGGAAACCGAGGCTGATCGCGCGCCTGTCGCCCACCCTGTAGAGGCGCTTCAACGGCTGTGCGCCCAAGCGTTGGGCATTGACGTAACGGCCATAGCGAACCTGCAAGTTTTCAAACGCAGCTTCGATGCGCGCAAGGTGGATTTGCTGGCGGTCTACATCGTGGACCTCACGCTGGCAGACGCATCTCTGGAAGCTCATTTGTTGGCCCAGCACGCAGGCCATCCGCACATCGGCCCCACCCCCGACATGAGCTACCGCATGGTGGCGCAGGCCCCTGTCGATTTGAAAGAGCGCCCCGTGGTGGTGGGCTTTGGCCCCTGCGGCATGTTTGCAGCGCTGGTACTGGCGCAAATGGGCTTCAAGCCCATCGTGCTGGAGCGCGGCAAAACGGTGCGCCAGCGCACCAAAGACACCTGGGGCCTGTGGCGCAAAAAGAACCTGAACCCCGAAAGCAATGTGCAGTTCGGTGAAGGCGGTGCCGGCACTTTCTCGGACGGCAAGCTTTACAGCCAGATCAAAGACCCGCGCTTTCTGGGCCGCAAGGTGATGCATGAATTTGTGCAGCACGGCGCACCGTCAGAGATCCTGTACGAGGCACACCCGCACATCGGCACCTTCAAACTCGTGAAGGTGGTGGAAGGCATCCGTGAGCAGATCATCGCGCTGGGCGGCGAAATCCGTTTTGAGCAACGTGTCACGGATGTGTTGCTGGGCGAATCACTATCAAATCAGGAGCTACCCGCGCAGACTATACGGGCGCTAGAGGTTGAAAACCTTGTGGATGGCAGCCGCTACCAGCTACCGGCAAGCCACGTGGTCATGGCGCTGGGCCACAGTTCGCGCGACACCTTTGCCATGCTCTACGAGCGCGGCGTGGCCATGCATGCCAAACCGTTTTCGGTGGGCTTCCGCATTGAGCACCCGCAAAGCGTAATTGACCGTGCGCGCTGGGGCCGCCATGCAGGACACCCGCTCTTGGGCGCGGCGGACTACAAACTGGTGCACCACGCAGCCAACGGGCGGGCCGTGTACAGCTTCTGCATGTGCCCGGGCGGCACGGTGGTGGCGGCCACCAGTGAGCCCGGCCGAGTAGTCACCAACGGCATGAGCCAGTACTCCCGCGCCGAGCGCAATGCCAACGCCGGCATGGTGGTGGGCATTGACCCGCCCGACTACCCGGACGACGAGGCCGCCTTTGTGCATGCCTTCGGCGACGAGAGAGGCAAGCGCTATGCGGCAGAAGCCACCGCCATGAAAGCCAACGACCCGAAGGCTGCACACCCTATGTCAGGCATTGCACTGCAACGGCAGCTGGAAAGCGGTGCGTACACCTTGGGTGGCGGCACTTATGAAGCGCCCGGCCAGTTGGTAGGTGATTTCATTGCGGCCAAGCCTTCCAGCGAATTCGGCAGTGTCACGCCGTCGTACAAGCCTGGTGTGAAACTGGGTGACCTCGCCCCTTCATTACCCGCCTATGCGATTGAGGCCATGCGAGAAGCTCTGCCGGTGTTCGGCCGCAAGATCAAGGGCTTTGACATGGCAGATGCCGTGCTTACCGGGGTGGAGACACGCACTTCCAGCCCCATCAAGATTCCGCGCGGTGAAGACCTGCAGTGCACCAACGTACGCGGCCTGTACCCGGCAGGCGAAGGCGCTTCGTATGCCGGCGGCATTTTGTCGGCGGGCGTAGACGGCATCAAAGTGGCCGAGGCGTTGGCCTTGGACATGCTGAGCCAAGCGCGCACTCCCTGA
- a CDS encoding amino acid ABC transporter substrate-binding protein — MTNTYAAAPRRAVFFLLGTLLALAGHSPAAATGVLERVSSGGKLVIAHRESSIPFSYVDADKKPVGYAVELCLKLAEAVRKKTGAKNMQVDFLQVTPANRIAMVAEGKADLECGSTTNNAERRQKVAFTIPHFITGARMLVRADSKIERIEDLEGKKLVSTKGTTPLKAAEQANRERLLRITILEASDHAKAVDMVEKGEAEAFVMDDVLLYGLASNRPKPESLRVVGKFLTTEPLAIMLSKDDPEFKKLIDEEMRRLIVSKEIQPIYDKWFLKPIPPNDKALNLPVSYLLRDFWKYPSDFVPF; from the coding sequence ATGACAAACACATATGCAGCTGCACCCCGTCGTGCGGTGTTTTTTTTGCTTGGCACCCTGCTTGCCTTGGCAGGTCACAGCCCGGCCGCTGCGACGGGTGTTCTGGAGCGTGTCAGTAGTGGCGGCAAGTTGGTGATAGCGCACCGCGAGTCGTCCATTCCGTTTTCCTATGTAGATGCTGACAAGAAACCCGTGGGCTATGCCGTAGAGCTGTGCCTGAAGTTGGCAGAGGCGGTGCGCAAGAAGACCGGTGCCAAGAACATGCAGGTGGATTTTTTGCAGGTCACGCCTGCCAACCGCATCGCCATGGTGGCCGAAGGCAAGGCAGACCTCGAATGCGGATCGACCACCAATAACGCAGAGCGGCGCCAGAAGGTGGCTTTCACCATCCCTCACTTCATCACCGGGGCCCGCATGTTGGTACGGGCTGACAGCAAGATAGAACGGATCGAAGACCTGGAAGGCAAAAAGCTGGTGTCCACCAAAGGCACGACCCCGTTGAAGGCTGCGGAGCAGGCCAACCGTGAGCGGTTGTTGCGCATCACCATCCTCGAAGCCTCCGACCATGCGAAAGCGGTCGACATGGTCGAGAAAGGTGAGGCGGAAGCTTTCGTGATGGATGATGTGCTTTTGTATGGCTTGGCGTCTAACCGGCCCAAGCCTGAATCGTTGCGCGTGGTCGGCAAGTTCCTGACCACAGAACCCCTGGCCATCATGCTGTCCAAAGACGATCCCGAGTTCAAGAAGCTGATCGACGAAGAAATGCGTCGCCTGATCGTCAGTAAAGAGATTCAGCCGATCTACGACAAATGGTTTCTGAAGCCCATTCCGCCGAACGACAAAGCGCTGAATCTGCCCGTGAGCTACCTGCTCCGGGACTTCTGGAAATACCCCAGCGATTTCGTGCCGTTTTAA